Proteins found in one Micromonospora sp. WMMD1082 genomic segment:
- a CDS encoding GNAT family N-acetyltransferase codes for MSRRLVSLTLDTLEDLPRPCRQCVYWELDPVSADRACAAGDPGLEKEAWVSQTLLEWGSCGKLIYVDGLPAGFVMYAPPAYVPRSMAFPTSPVSADAALLMTANVVPAFAGGGLGRMLVQGVARDLTKRGIKAIEAFGDAKFGDAADPAGTCVAPADFFLSVGFKTVRPHPRFPRLRLELRTALSWKSDVEYALEKLLGSMSPESLLRPVRPTPATRSSAG; via the coding sequence ATGTCGCGACGTCTGGTCAGTCTGACCCTGGACACCCTGGAGGATCTTCCCCGTCCCTGCCGGCAGTGCGTCTACTGGGAGCTTGATCCGGTCTCCGCCGACCGCGCCTGCGCCGCCGGCGACCCCGGGCTGGAGAAGGAGGCGTGGGTCTCGCAGACCCTGCTGGAGTGGGGCTCCTGCGGCAAGCTGATCTACGTCGACGGCCTGCCGGCCGGTTTCGTCATGTACGCTCCGCCGGCCTACGTGCCCCGCTCGATGGCGTTCCCGACCTCTCCGGTCTCCGCCGACGCGGCGCTGCTGATGACCGCGAACGTGGTGCCCGCGTTCGCCGGTGGTGGTCTGGGCCGGATGCTGGTGCAGGGGGTGGCCCGCGATCTGACCAAGCGCGGGATCAAGGCGATCGAGGCGTTCGGCGACGCGAAGTTCGGCGACGCCGCCGATCCCGCCGGCACCTGCGTCGCACCCGCCGACTTCTTCCTTTCGGTGGGCTTCAAGACGGTCCGCCCGCATCCACGGTTCCCCCGGCTGCGACTGGAGCTGCGTACGGCGTTGAGCTGGAAGTCGGACGTCGAGTACGCGTTGGAGAAGCTGCTCGGCTCGATGAGCCCGGAGTCGCTGCTGCGCCCCGTCCGCCCGACTCCGGCCACCCGTTCCTCCGCTGGCTGA
- a CDS encoding PLP-dependent aminotransferase family protein gives MTGTTLDDYTDRYARRVRGMTASEIRALFAVASRPEVVSLAGGAPYIAALPLDAVGEMLGRLGAEHGNSTLQYGIGQGTPELRERICEVMALSGIDAACGASPEDVVVTVGGQQALDLVARLFLDPGDVVLAEGPTYVGALGVFQAAQAQVVHVPMDDDGLIPEALEIAIAEQARTGRRVKFLYTIPTFQNPTGVTLTEQRREQVLDICERAGLLVVEDDPYGQLGFESEAPAPLRARRRDGVFYLSTFSKTFAPGLRVGWILAPHAVRDKLVIASEAQILCPSAYAQAAVSTYLGTMPWREQLKVYREVYRERRDAMLTALEDLMPDGTRWTTPGGGLFVWATLPDGLDSKAMMPRAIAARVAYVPGTGFYADGTGTGHMRLNFSFPPPERIREGVRRLAGVMEQDIAMRRVFGAVGGPDARRGRAGWDTPGPDLA, from the coding sequence ATGACCGGCACGACACTCGACGACTACACCGACCGGTACGCCCGCCGGGTGCGGGGAATGACCGCGTCGGAGATCAGGGCGCTGTTCGCGGTCGCCAGCCGGCCGGAGGTGGTGTCGCTGGCCGGCGGTGCGCCGTACATTGCCGCGCTGCCGCTGGACGCCGTCGGTGAGATGCTCGGCCGGCTCGGCGCCGAGCACGGCAACAGCACCCTGCAGTACGGCATCGGTCAGGGCACCCCGGAACTGCGGGAGCGCATCTGCGAGGTGATGGCCCTCTCCGGCATCGACGCCGCCTGCGGCGCCTCCCCCGAGGACGTGGTGGTGACCGTCGGCGGGCAGCAGGCGCTCGACCTGGTGGCCCGCCTCTTCCTCGACCCGGGCGACGTGGTGCTCGCCGAGGGGCCGACCTACGTCGGCGCACTCGGGGTGTTCCAGGCCGCCCAGGCACAGGTCGTGCACGTGCCGATGGACGATGACGGCCTGATCCCGGAGGCGCTGGAGATCGCCATCGCGGAGCAGGCCCGCACCGGTCGCCGGGTCAAGTTCCTCTACACCATTCCCACCTTCCAGAACCCGACCGGCGTGACGCTGACCGAGCAGCGGCGGGAGCAGGTCCTCGACATCTGCGAACGCGCCGGCCTGCTGGTGGTCGAGGACGACCCGTACGGCCAGTTGGGCTTCGAGAGCGAGGCGCCCGCGCCGCTCCGCGCGCGGCGCCGCGACGGGGTCTTCTACCTCAGCACCTTCTCCAAGACCTTCGCCCCCGGGCTACGGGTCGGCTGGATCCTCGCGCCGCACGCCGTGCGCGACAAGCTGGTGATCGCCAGCGAGGCGCAGATCCTTTGCCCCAGCGCGTACGCGCAGGCCGCCGTCAGCACGTACCTCGGCACCATGCCCTGGCGCGAGCAGCTGAAGGTCTACCGGGAGGTCTACCGGGAGCGGCGCGACGCGATGCTCACCGCGCTGGAGGATCTGATGCCGGACGGCACCAGGTGGACCACGCCCGGCGGCGGTCTCTTCGTCTGGGCGACGCTGCCCGACGGGCTGGACTCGAAGGCGATGATGCCCCGGGCCATCGCCGCGCGGGTGGCCTACGTCCCCGGCACCGGCTTCTACGCCGACGGCACCGGCACCGGTCACATGCGGCTCAACTTCTCGTTCCCCCCGCCCGAGCGGATCCGGGAGGGCGTCCGCCGGCTGGCCGGCGTGATGGAACAGGACATCGCCATGCGGCGGGTCTTCGGCGCGGTCGGTGGGCCGGATGCCCGGCGCGGCCGGGCCGGCTGGGACACCCCAGGACCCGACTTGGCATGA
- a CDS encoding D-alanine--D-alanine ligase, whose translation MGATAAEEPVVSGPETTDLHVLVLAGGLSYERDVSLRSGRRVLDALRAVGMEAELRDADVALLPALAADPPDAVVIALHGATGEDGSLRGVLDLCGVPYVGCDARASRLAWDKPSAKAVLREAGIATPDWVALPHDRFSELGAVAVLDRIVDRLGLPLMVKPAQGGSGLGAAVVRDAASLPAAMVGCFAYDSTALVERYVPGMDVAVSVIDLGDGPQALPPVEIVPRNGLYDYAARYTAGRTTWHTPARLEPAVAESVAQVALAAHTALGLRDLSRVDLIVDSAGQPHVLEVNVSPGMTETSLLPLAVQAAGLDFGRVIGGLVARATTR comes from the coding sequence ATGGGTGCCACCGCTGCCGAAGAACCCGTCGTGTCCGGTCCCGAGACCACCGACCTCCACGTGCTCGTGCTCGCCGGCGGCCTGTCGTACGAACGTGACGTCTCGCTGCGCTCCGGTCGCCGGGTGCTCGACGCGCTGCGCGCCGTCGGGATGGAGGCCGAGCTGCGCGACGCCGACGTCGCCCTGCTGCCGGCGCTGGCCGCCGATCCACCCGACGCCGTCGTGATCGCCCTGCACGGTGCGACCGGCGAGGACGGCTCGCTGCGCGGGGTGCTCGACCTCTGCGGTGTCCCGTACGTCGGGTGCGACGCCCGGGCCTCCCGCCTCGCCTGGGACAAGCCGTCGGCAAAGGCGGTGCTGCGCGAGGCCGGCATCGCCACTCCGGACTGGGTCGCGCTGCCCCACGACCGGTTCAGCGAGCTGGGCGCCGTGGCCGTGCTGGACCGCATCGTCGACCGGCTGGGGCTACCGCTCATGGTGAAGCCCGCGCAGGGCGGCTCCGGCCTGGGCGCCGCGGTGGTCCGGGACGCGGCATCCCTGCCCGCCGCCATGGTCGGTTGTTTCGCGTACGACTCGACCGCGCTCGTCGAGCGGTACGTGCCCGGCATGGACGTGGCCGTCTCCGTCATCGACCTGGGGGACGGCCCGCAGGCGCTGCCGCCGGTCGAGATCGTGCCCCGCAACGGGTTGTACGACTACGCCGCCCGCTACACCGCCGGCCGGACCACCTGGCACACCCCGGCCCGCCTGGAGCCCGCAGTGGCCGAGTCGGTGGCCCAGGTCGCGCTGGCCGCCCACACCGCACTCGGCCTGCGTGACCTCAGCCGGGTGGATCTGATCGTCGACTCGGCGGGTCAACCACACGTGCTCGAGGTCAACGTCTCGCCGGGCATGACGGAGACGTCGCTGCTACCGCTCGCGGTGCAGGCCGCCGGTCTCGACTTCGGGCGCGTGATCGGCGGCCTGGTCGCCCGCGCCACCACTCGCTGA
- a CDS encoding ParB/RepB/Spo0J family partition protein: MKNRPRGGLGRGLGALIPTAPAQDAGASTGAGTGAGALTVGANGASAVAAPPVAAAPAPPATPEPVLSPVPGARFAEIPVDSIVPNPKQPRQVFDEEALEELKTSIQEVGFLQPIVVRQLDDEKFELVMGERRWRAAQAVGRENIPAIVRDTRDDAMLRDALLENIHRANLNPLEEAAAYQQLLEEFGATHEELARRIGRSRPQISNTIRLLNLPAPVQRRVAAGVLSAGHARALLSLEDPETQEQLALRIVAEGLSVRATEEVVALALSEGPVKRESAKRRPKPHAPALNDLADRLSDRFDTRVKVDIGRSKGKITIEFATVDDLERIVGIIGVEGEEPQG, encoded by the coding sequence ATGAAGAACCGTCCTCGGGGCGGTCTGGGACGGGGCCTGGGGGCGCTCATCCCGACCGCACCGGCACAGGACGCCGGTGCCAGCACCGGCGCTGGTACTGGTGCTGGTGCGCTCACGGTGGGAGCCAACGGGGCGTCGGCCGTCGCCGCGCCGCCCGTAGCGGCTGCGCCGGCTCCGCCGGCCACGCCCGAGCCGGTTCTCAGCCCGGTGCCCGGTGCGCGCTTCGCGGAGATTCCGGTCGACTCGATCGTGCCCAACCCGAAGCAACCCCGTCAGGTCTTCGACGAGGAGGCACTGGAGGAACTGAAGACCTCCATCCAGGAGGTCGGTTTTCTCCAGCCGATCGTGGTGCGGCAGCTCGACGACGAGAAGTTCGAACTCGTCATGGGCGAGCGGCGATGGCGGGCCGCGCAGGCGGTCGGGCGGGAGAACATCCCCGCGATCGTCCGCGACACCCGCGATGACGCCATGCTGCGGGACGCACTGCTGGAGAACATCCACCGGGCGAACCTCAACCCGCTGGAGGAGGCAGCCGCCTACCAGCAACTGCTGGAGGAGTTCGGGGCCACCCACGAGGAACTGGCGCGGCGCATCGGCCGCAGCCGGCCGCAGATCTCGAACACCATCCGGCTGCTGAACCTGCCGGCACCGGTGCAGCGGCGCGTTGCGGCCGGAGTGCTCTCCGCCGGACACGCCCGGGCACTGCTGAGCCTGGAGGACCCGGAGACCCAGGAGCAACTCGCGCTAAGGATCGTCGCCGAGGGACTGTCGGTCCGGGCGACCGAGGAGGTCGTCGCGCTTGCCCTGAGCGAGGGACCGGTCAAGAGGGAGTCTGCGAAGCGCCGGCCGAAACCACACGCGCCGGCCCTGAACGATCTCGCCGACCGACTCTCCGACCGGTTCGACACCCGGGTGAAGGTCGACATCGGGCGGAGCAAGGGCAAGATCACTATCGAGTTCGCCACCGTTGACGACCTGGAGCGGATCGTCGGCATCATCGGTGTCGAGGGAGAAGAGCCCCAAGGCTGA
- a CDS encoding ParA family protein, translating into MHDDGRYDDPRVTGSAGDPVSRETDYPNWRPTEVPQGPPEPGRNSPTSGAPFSPPPERDGADPNGRPANASPEARVIPIRRNTSASARFEAAPSHQPVPGVVPDPRPASDTPAAPAAGPHPTDTADAAYVSRETSTREEDDPPLAMEAMRAVQILNPSGEVTMPRPERTRVMCVANQKGGVGKTTTTVNLAVALALHGNRVLVVDLDPQGNASTGLNVPHHTGIPDVYDCLINSVPLEDVTQAVEGIPNLWCVPATIDLAGAEIELVSVVARESRLERAITAYPGRFDYVFIDCPPSLGLLTVNALVAAQEVLIPIQCEYYALEGLNQLINNINLVRQHLNPRLDVSTILLTMYDRRTRLADAVEQDVRNHFGDKVLQAVIPRNVRVSEAPSYGQSVMTYDPGSRGATSYFEAAQEIAERGAKEPVSRNA; encoded by the coding sequence CCGGGTCAGCGGGTGACCCTGTTTCACGTGAAACCGACTATCCGAACTGGCGGCCCACCGAGGTGCCGCAGGGTCCACCGGAGCCTGGCCGGAACTCGCCGACGTCGGGTGCGCCATTCTCACCGCCGCCGGAGCGGGACGGCGCGGACCCCAACGGGCGTCCGGCCAACGCGTCTCCCGAGGCGCGGGTGATCCCGATCCGCCGGAACACCTCGGCCTCCGCCCGCTTCGAGGCGGCCCCGTCGCACCAGCCGGTACCCGGCGTGGTGCCCGATCCCCGACCGGCGTCCGACACGCCGGCCGCGCCTGCGGCCGGCCCCCACCCCACGGACACCGCCGACGCCGCGTACGTTTCACGTGAAACCTCGACGCGCGAAGAGGATGACCCACCGTTGGCAATGGAGGCGATGCGCGCCGTGCAGATCCTGAACCCCAGTGGCGAGGTGACCATGCCTCGGCCGGAGCGGACCCGGGTCATGTGCGTCGCGAACCAGAAAGGCGGCGTGGGTAAGACCACCACCACGGTCAACCTGGCAGTGGCCCTGGCCCTGCACGGCAACCGGGTGCTAGTGGTCGACCTTGACCCACAGGGCAACGCCTCCACCGGGCTGAATGTCCCGCACCACACCGGCATACCCGACGTCTACGACTGCCTGATCAACAGCGTGCCCCTGGAGGACGTGACCCAGGCCGTCGAGGGCATCCCCAACCTCTGGTGCGTGCCGGCGACCATCGACCTGGCGGGCGCGGAGATCGAGCTGGTGTCGGTGGTGGCCCGTGAGTCTCGCCTGGAACGGGCCATCACCGCCTACCCCGGGCGCTTCGACTACGTCTTCATCGACTGCCCGCCGTCGCTCGGCCTGCTGACCGTCAACGCGTTGGTGGCCGCGCAGGAGGTGCTTATCCCCATTCAGTGCGAGTACTACGCGCTCGAAGGGCTGAACCAGCTCATCAACAACATCAACCTGGTCCGGCAGCACCTCAACCCGCGGCTCGATGTCTCCACGATCCTGCTCACCATGTACGACCGGCGGACCCGGCTCGCCGATGCGGTCGAGCAGGATGTCCGGAACCACTTCGGCGACAAGGTGCTCCAGGCGGTGATCCCGCGTAACGTGCGGGTCTCCGAGGCGCCCAGCTACGGCCAGTCGGTGATGACCTACGATCCCGGTTCGCGAGGGGCGACGAGCTACTTCGAGGCCGCGCAGGAGATCGCCGAGCGGGGTGCCAAGGAGCCGGTGAGCCGGAATGCGTAG